One region of Osmia lignaria lignaria isolate PbOS001 chromosome 7, iyOsmLign1, whole genome shotgun sequence genomic DNA includes:
- the frj gene encoding membrane bound O-acyltransferase domain containing farjavit, protein MWADVIYVATLLFSVVIGFYYRQIDDPQVKKWMGTLIGFVVARFVSGKHILHLLFSTLINAIIITKLSPKVCHVVSICFSFFYLVIIFRLGEWVGLPTPPTHTNLILMIMTLKLSGLAFEVNSATNPAPGDPEGVSSEALKNVGFLDVFHYAFSYMGLLTGPYYRYRTYWDHIYRPLTKYVDGWPPTLYKLKLTGCFIILYFIMNTLYPSKYILTDEFAERTFLYKHLYMYPTFAVFRLRMYIGMTLAECACQMAGLGAYPKKCKPLQGLGPKDYKTIEALSATPEELKNEEFSFDTIHNMDVMKLETCQSVRTAMKAWNGCIQYWMGVYVYKRFPVKCLRTIVTLTLSAVWHGWAPGYFFCICQIPLFMLTDDIAMKFYNQSEENSLAKKAWYMLLWYEKTTCMAYLGVSFLLLGFRDTMHYYRVVYFSGHVVALLLYVTVLCLKPYVLKRTVESKDKEK, encoded by the exons ATGTGGGCTGACGTGATTTACGTTGCCACATTGTTATTTTCTGTAGTTATCGGATTTTACTATCGACAAATCGACGACCCACAGGTTAAAAAATGGATGGGCACACTTATCGGTTTCGTAGTGGCTAGATTTGTTTCTGGAAAGCATATACTTCACCTTTTGTTCAGTACTCTGATTAACGCGATTATCATAACCAAGCTCTCGCCAAA AGTATGCCATGTAGTCAGCATTTGCTTTTCATTCTTCTATTTAGTAATCATATTTCGATTAGGAGAATGGGTTGGTTTACCAACACCACCAACTCATACAAATCTAATACTTATGATAATGACCCTAAAACTATCTGGATTAGCTTTTGAAGTCAATTCAGCCACTAATCCAGCACCTGGTGATCCAGAAGGAGTAAGTTCTGAAGCTTTAAAAAATGTTGGATTCTTGGATGTATTTCATTATGCTTTCAGCTACATGGGACTCTTAACTG GTCCATATTATCGATACAGAACATATTGGGATCATATATATAGACCACTTACTAAATACGTGGATGGTTGGCCTCCCACACTTTATAAACTGAAACTAACTGGATgtttcattatattatattttataatgaatacattatatcccagCAAG TACATCCTGACAGATGAATTTGCAGAACGGACTTTTCTTTATAAACACCTTTACATGTACCCCACATTTGCCGTTTTTCGATTGAGAATGTATATCGGTATGACCCTAGCCGAATGCGCTTGCCAAATGGCTGGACTTGGAGCGTACCCTAAAAAATGTAAACCTTTACAAGGACTAGGACCAAAGGATTATAAAACCATCGAAGCTCT ATCTGCTACACCTGAGGAACTAAAGAACGAAGAATTTAGCTTCGATACTATACACAACATGGATGTTATGAAATTAGAAACATGCCAGTCAGTAAGGACAGCTATGAAAGCATGGAATGGTTGTATTCAATATTGGATGGGTGTCTACGTATATAAAAGATTCCCAGTGAAATGTTTAAGGACTATTGTTACCCTAACACTTTCTGCAGTGTGGCACGGTTGGGCACCTGGCTACTTTTTCTGCATTTGTCAGATTCCTCTGTTCATGCTAACCGACGATATAGCTATGAAATTTTACAATCAAAGCGAAGAAAACAGCCTA GCTAAGAAAGCATGGTATATGCTTTTATGGTACGAGAAGACAACCTGCATGGCCTATTTAGGAGTATCATTCCTGCTATTAGGTTTTCGAGATACTATGCATTATTACAGAGTTGTATATTTCTCTGGGCACGTCGTGGCACTATTACTTTATGTTACCGTTCTTTGCCTCAAGCCCTACGTACTGAAAAGAACCGTGGAGAGTAAGGATAAGGAGAAATAG
- the GatA gene encoding glutamyl-tRNA(Gln) amidotransferase subunit A, mitochondrial, producing MNKLLSAPIKEVSKKIHAGDVRPSDITKAAVKLTSVIKPLNAYITVTDDIAKKHAENSNLRQKDHNLLGKLDGVPIAIKDNYCTKDQLTTCASKMLSNFIPTYDATVYKRLKDSGAVLIGKTNLDEFGMGSGTIDSFYGPTKNLWNSDTLENYYFCNSDTEKHYKKSLNENNSWHIAGGSSGGSAVAVATRSCYAALGSDTGGSTRNPASYCGLIGLKPTYGLVSRYGLIPLVNSMDVPGILARNVDDAVVVLNAIAGPDEADSTCVRREYVPFDLPDSINISNCRIGIPKEYRQRNISPEIQECWNEVSHFLEEAGASLSTVSLPHTSYSIMCYTVLNRCDVTSNLACYDGVEYGYRADEWSSLQEQYRKTRTEGFGKVVKERILVGNYFLLEENYEPYYMKAMKIRRLISEDFDAAWNSDIDFILTPTTLTEAPKYDEFVLLDNQTQCLIQDYCTQPANMAGIPAINIPIKLSKKGLPLSLQLMAPSFNEKGLLKLAKWIEQRVQFPMLELRDTSLFE from the exons atgaacaaattaCTATCTGCCCCCATAAAGGAAGTAAGTAAAAAGATACATGCTGGAGATGTGCGTCCTTCTGATATTACAAAAGCAGCTGTTAAGTTGACATCAGTTATTAAACCGCTTAATGCATATATTACTGTAACCGATGATATAGCAAAGAAACATGCAGAAAACTCGAATTTACGACAGAAAGACCATAATTTGTTGGGAAAACTGGATGGAGTACCCATTGCAATTAAAGATAATTACTGTACCAAAGATCAGTTAACAACTTGTGCATCAAAAATGCTTTCAAATTTCATCCCTACTTATGATGCAACTGTATATAAACGTTTAAAAGATTCTGGGGCAGTTTTAATTGGTAAAACTAATCTTGATGAATTTGGTATGGGTTCTGGTACTATTGACTCGTTTTACGGACCAACTAAGAACTTGTGGAACTCAGAcacattagaaaattattatttttgcaatagcGATACAGAGAAGCATTATAAAAAGTCTTTAAACGAAAATAATTCATGGCATATCGCAG GTGGTAGTAGCGGTGGTTCTGCTGTAGCTGTTGCTACTAGAAGCTGTTATGCGGCATTAGGTTCAGATACTGGAGGTTCAACACGAAATCCAGCCTCTTATTGTGGTCTGATTGGTTTGAAACCTACTTATGGATTAGTCTCGCGTTATGGACTTATTCCCCTTGTAAATTCAATGGATGTACCTGGTATACTTGCAAGGAACGTAGATGATGCTGTGGTAGTTTTAAACGCTATAGCTGGCCCGGACGAAGCGGATTCTACCTGTGTAAGGAGAGAATATGTACCATTCGATTTACCAGATAGTATAAATATAAGTAATTGTAGAATAGGAATACCCAAAGAATACAGGCAAAGAAATATAAGTCCTGAAATACAAGAATGTTGGAATGAAGTTTCTCATTTTCTGGAAGAAGCTGGAGCATCACTTTCCACGGTGTCGTTGCCACATACGAGTTATTCTATAATGTGCTACACAGTTTTAAACCGCTGCGACGTTACCAGTAATCTGGCTTGTTACGACGGTGTAGAATACGGTTACAGAGCAGACGAATGGAGTTCTTTGCAAGAACAGTATAGAAAAACAAGAACGGAAGGATTTGGTAAAGTAGTTAAAGAACGCATTTTAGTTGGAAACTACTTTTTATTAGAAGAAAATTATGAACCATATTATATGAAAGCAATGAAAATACGAAGATTAATCTCCGAAGATTTTGATGCAGCGTGGAATAGCGACATTGATTTTATTCTTACTCCTACTACCCTCACAGAAGCTCCTAAGTATGATGAGTTTGTTTTACTGGACAATCAAACACAATGTTTAATTCAAGATTATTGTACTCAGCCTGCTAACATGGCAGGCATACCAGCCATTAATATACCAATTAAGCTTTCCAAGAAAGGTTTACCTCTGTCTTTGCAACTTATGGCTCCTTCTTTCAACGAGAAGGGGCTTCTTAAATTAGCAAAGTGGATTGAACAAAGAGTACAGTTCCCAATGCTTGAATTGAGAGATACATCTTTGTTCGAATAA
- the LOC143305452 gene encoding 28 kDa heat- and acid-stable phosphoprotein codes for MPRGKFVSHKGRGRHFTNPEELEEQRRQEEKKIQWRKTRGEDSSSEEEDEPKAKGSGDRSKNLSGSETDSESGSDSDSESEGHGKAKGVENLIQVENPNRVQKKTKKLSQINQSLEAAKPELSRREREQLEKQRAYANYQKLHAAGKTDEARADLARLAIIKQQREEAAKKREAEKKQKELAQQKKTELTQKALGKKS; via the exons ATGCCGCGCG gtaaatttGTTAGTCACAAAGGCCGAGGTCGTCACTTCACTAACCCCGAGGAACTGGAGGAGCAGCGACGccaggaggaaaaaaaaatccaGTGGAGA AAAACTAGAGGAGAAGATAGTTCCAGTGAAGAAGAGGATGAGCCTAAAGCGAAAGGTAGCGGTGATAGATCAAAAAATCTGAGTGGTTCAGAAACAGACTCTGAAAGTGGATCAGATTCAGACTCGGAATCCGAGGGACAT GGAAAGGCGAAAggtgtagaaaacttaattcaaGTTGAAAATCCAAATAGAGTacaaaagaaaacaaagaaattatCACAAATTAATCAATCTCTAGAGGCTGCAAAACCTGAATTATCTCGGAGAGAACg agaacAATTAGAAAAACAAAGAGCTTATGCAAATTATCAGAAACTACACGCGGCTGGTAAAACCGACGAGGCGCGTGCAGACTTAGCGCGATTAGCCATAATTAAACAACAACGGGAAGAAGCGGCGAAGAAACGGGAAGCTGAGAAAAAACAAAAGGAACTTGCTCAGCAAAAAAAGACGGAACTTACGCAAAAAGCACTCGGAAAAAAATCCTAG
- the LOC117611420 gene encoding uncharacterized protein LOC117611420 isoform X1, whose amino-acid sequence MFDVPPKFYELCRLCLSSDGVKLSIFEEEGAQRNFADKILTCLSITVKDGDSLPPIICHRCVYKLDVLHNFREVSHKSDVILKQYLDYAKQLSSHDDQKKSFSTAKVAGLSPLQSFLQLNKTLFNEEPNSPASINQNIIPQAQTHHLELRTNDMPEHDNIKCEPEDDTCSNSSDPDRLEIEDRDEQDTEGEENGYDMTINKRMKVETNYEESKPSTPDHSPVNRMDTPESNCSDTNIDQETTKLWQALANNRSLEITRTNGDKLNNGFTGEATNLLRSLINNRQIGITTVDSDRVSPQIRFYRDTQGTTIERTVPDCSVLGNRTNVPCIENKGTSVDSNPSSPASVGRKETKGRRKQSYPSKAPMSPDINYQHESNEEQAQDFTTWSSKMKGKVEDSKQFDQHPGSMAKKVDMSCTNCGTMTTTIWRRNMKGEIVCNACGLYYKLHGVNRPVTMRRDTIHTRRRRPKGEKPTRHRKKGDTILTPQSEQMDAESADMLAALRRQIQPHLMMAALTPPRIPGTHPPAPAAQLNYSLPLPSYMMHHVKSEGREQCHLSAEAEDTEEGDTENVSDVPLNLVATSLSEEAH is encoded by the exons ATGTTCGATGTACCGCCCAAGTTCTACGAGCTGTGTCGCCTTTGTTTATCGTCGGACGGTGTCAAATTGTCCATATTCGAAGAGGAGGGCGCCCAGCGGAACTTTGCCGATAAGATACTGACGTGCCTCTCGATTACG GTGAAAGATGGAGATTCTTTGCCACCAATCATTTGTCACCGATGTGTGTACAAGTTGGATGTGCTGCACAACTTCCGTGAAGTGTCACACAAATCTGATGTCATACTCAAACAGTACCTGGATTATGCCAAGCAATTATCATCGCACGATGATCAG AAGAAGTCTTTCTCCACTGCCAAAGTAGCAGGCTTAAGCCCTCTACAGTCATTTCTCCAATTGAACAAAACATTGTTCAATGAGGAGCCTAACTCTCCGGCCAGCATTAATCAAAACATTATACCTCAGGCGCAAACACATCATTTGGAGTTGCGCACCAATGACATGCCTGAACACGATAACATTAAGTGTGAACCTGAAGATGACACGTGTTCGAACAGTTCTGATCCAGATAGATTAGAAATAGAAGATCGTGATGAACAAGATACAGAGGGGGAAGAGAATGGTTACGATATGACCATTAACAAGAGAATGAAAGTGGAAACAAATTACGAGGAATCGAAACCAAGTACCCCCGATCACAGTCCGGTAAATAGAATGGATACACCAGAAAGCAATTGTTCAGATACAAATATTGATCAAGAAACAACAAAGTTGTGGCAAGCATTAGCAAA CAACAGGAGTTTAGAGATTACAAGGACAAATGGTGACAAATTAAATAATGGATTTACTGGCGAGGCAACTAATCTGCTGCGTTCTTTAATCAACAACAGACAAATCGGTATTACTACTGTTGATTCTGACAGAGTATCACCACAAATTAGATTTTACAGAGACACTCAAGGGACAACAATCGAACGTACCGTACCTGATTGTTCTGTACTCGGAAATCGTACTAATGTCCCGTGTATAGAAAACAAG GGTACTTCAGTGGACAGTAATCCATCCAGCCCTGCCAGTGTTGGTCGTAAAGAGACTAAGGGTCGTAGAAAACAAAGTTATCCCAGTAAAGCTCCGATGAGCCCGGATATTAATTATCAACACGAATCTAACGAGGAACAAGCACAAGATTTCACAACGTGGTCAAGTAAAATGAAAGGAAAG GTAGAAGATTCAAAGCAATTCGATCAGCATCCAGGTAGCATGGCGAAAAAGGTAGATATGTCTTGCACAAATTGCGGTACCATGACTACAACCATTTGGAGAAGAAACATGAAGGGTGAAATCGTTTGTAACGCTTGCGGGCTCTATTACAAACTTCACGGAGTGAATCGTCCAGTTACCATGCGAAGGGATACGATACACACGCGTAGACGTAGACCCAAAGGCGAGAAACCAACGAGGCACAGAA AAAAAGGTGACACAATTTTAACACCGCAATCGGAACAAATGGACGCAGAAAGTGCAGATATGTTAGCGGCACTCCGACGACAAATCCAGCCCCATTTAATGATGGCAGCGTTAACGCCTCCTCGTATACCTGGGACCCATCCACCAGCACCAGCCGCTCAACTTAATTACTCTCTTCCTTTACCAAGTTACATGATGCAC CATGTAAAATCAGAAGGGCGAGAACAATGTCACTTATCCGCGGAAGCAGAAGACACAGAAGAAGGAGATACAGAGAACGTCTCGGACGTACCGTTGAACCTAGTTGCGACGTCGTTATCCGAAGAAGCACACTGA
- the LOC117611420 gene encoding uncharacterized protein LOC117611420 isoform X2, protein MFDVPPKFYELCRLCLSSDGVKLSIFEEEGAQRNFADKILTCLSITVKDGDSLPPIICHRCVYKLDVLHNFREVSHKSDVILKQYLDYAKQLSSHDDQKSFSTAKVAGLSPLQSFLQLNKTLFNEEPNSPASINQNIIPQAQTHHLELRTNDMPEHDNIKCEPEDDTCSNSSDPDRLEIEDRDEQDTEGEENGYDMTINKRMKVETNYEESKPSTPDHSPVNRMDTPESNCSDTNIDQETTKLWQALANNRSLEITRTNGDKLNNGFTGEATNLLRSLINNRQIGITTVDSDRVSPQIRFYRDTQGTTIERTVPDCSVLGNRTNVPCIENKGTSVDSNPSSPASVGRKETKGRRKQSYPSKAPMSPDINYQHESNEEQAQDFTTWSSKMKGKVEDSKQFDQHPGSMAKKVDMSCTNCGTMTTTIWRRNMKGEIVCNACGLYYKLHGVNRPVTMRRDTIHTRRRRPKGEKPTRHRKKGDTILTPQSEQMDAESADMLAALRRQIQPHLMMAALTPPRIPGTHPPAPAAQLNYSLPLPSYMMHHVKSEGREQCHLSAEAEDTEEGDTENVSDVPLNLVATSLSEEAH, encoded by the exons ATGTTCGATGTACCGCCCAAGTTCTACGAGCTGTGTCGCCTTTGTTTATCGTCGGACGGTGTCAAATTGTCCATATTCGAAGAGGAGGGCGCCCAGCGGAACTTTGCCGATAAGATACTGACGTGCCTCTCGATTACG GTGAAAGATGGAGATTCTTTGCCACCAATCATTTGTCACCGATGTGTGTACAAGTTGGATGTGCTGCACAACTTCCGTGAAGTGTCACACAAATCTGATGTCATACTCAAACAGTACCTGGATTATGCCAAGCAATTATCATCGCACGATGATCAG AAGTCTTTCTCCACTGCCAAAGTAGCAGGCTTAAGCCCTCTACAGTCATTTCTCCAATTGAACAAAACATTGTTCAATGAGGAGCCTAACTCTCCGGCCAGCATTAATCAAAACATTATACCTCAGGCGCAAACACATCATTTGGAGTTGCGCACCAATGACATGCCTGAACACGATAACATTAAGTGTGAACCTGAAGATGACACGTGTTCGAACAGTTCTGATCCAGATAGATTAGAAATAGAAGATCGTGATGAACAAGATACAGAGGGGGAAGAGAATGGTTACGATATGACCATTAACAAGAGAATGAAAGTGGAAACAAATTACGAGGAATCGAAACCAAGTACCCCCGATCACAGTCCGGTAAATAGAATGGATACACCAGAAAGCAATTGTTCAGATACAAATATTGATCAAGAAACAACAAAGTTGTGGCAAGCATTAGCAAA CAACAGGAGTTTAGAGATTACAAGGACAAATGGTGACAAATTAAATAATGGATTTACTGGCGAGGCAACTAATCTGCTGCGTTCTTTAATCAACAACAGACAAATCGGTATTACTACTGTTGATTCTGACAGAGTATCACCACAAATTAGATTTTACAGAGACACTCAAGGGACAACAATCGAACGTACCGTACCTGATTGTTCTGTACTCGGAAATCGTACTAATGTCCCGTGTATAGAAAACAAG GGTACTTCAGTGGACAGTAATCCATCCAGCCCTGCCAGTGTTGGTCGTAAAGAGACTAAGGGTCGTAGAAAACAAAGTTATCCCAGTAAAGCTCCGATGAGCCCGGATATTAATTATCAACACGAATCTAACGAGGAACAAGCACAAGATTTCACAACGTGGTCAAGTAAAATGAAAGGAAAG GTAGAAGATTCAAAGCAATTCGATCAGCATCCAGGTAGCATGGCGAAAAAGGTAGATATGTCTTGCACAAATTGCGGTACCATGACTACAACCATTTGGAGAAGAAACATGAAGGGTGAAATCGTTTGTAACGCTTGCGGGCTCTATTACAAACTTCACGGAGTGAATCGTCCAGTTACCATGCGAAGGGATACGATACACACGCGTAGACGTAGACCCAAAGGCGAGAAACCAACGAGGCACAGAA AAAAAGGTGACACAATTTTAACACCGCAATCGGAACAAATGGACGCAGAAAGTGCAGATATGTTAGCGGCACTCCGACGACAAATCCAGCCCCATTTAATGATGGCAGCGTTAACGCCTCCTCGTATACCTGGGACCCATCCACCAGCACCAGCCGCTCAACTTAATTACTCTCTTCCTTTACCAAGTTACATGATGCAC CATGTAAAATCAGAAGGGCGAGAACAATGTCACTTATCCGCGGAAGCAGAAGACACAGAAGAAGGAGATACAGAGAACGTCTCGGACGTACCGTTGAACCTAGTTGCGACGTCGTTATCCGAAGAAGCACACTGA
- the SC35 gene encoding SR family splicing factor SC35 gives MSYGRPPPRIDGMVSLKVDNLTYRTTPEDLRRVFERCGEVGDIYIPRDRFTRESRGFAFVRFYDKRDAEDALDAMDGRLLDGRELRVQMARYGRPTSPHRSRGSRRRGRSRSRSRDRRRSRSRSRSRSRSRDRDRRRSYSRSRSRSRSDSKSSRGKSRSRSKSPDRQKDSRSKSRD, from the exons atgagTTACGGTAGACCACCGCCCCGAATCGACGGGATGGTATCTCTGAAGGTAGATAATCTTACGTACAGAACGACGCCGGAAGACCTGAGACGCGTGTTCGAAAGATGTGGCGAAGTCGGCGACATTTATATACCCAGAGATCGTTTTACCCGAGAAAGTCGTGGATTTGCGTTCGTAAG ATTTTATGATAAACGAGACGCGGAAGACGCGTTAGATGCAATGGACGGAAGATTGTTAGACGGAAGGGAACTTAGGGTTCAAATGGCACGATATGGACGACCAACTTCTCCACACCGTAGTCGTGGTAGTCGTCGGCGTGGAAG GTCACGCAGCAGGAGCAGGGACCGAAGACGCTCCCGCTCTAGATCACGTAGTAGATCAAGGAGCCGTGATAGGGATCGTAGGCGATCATACAGCCGTAGTCGCAGCCGCTCGCGTTCCGATAGTAAGAGCTCTCGTGGAAAGTCTCGTTCCCGCAGCAAGTCTCCGGACAGACAGAAGGACAGTCGTTCCAAATCGAG GGACTGA